Proteins co-encoded in one Pseudophryne corroboree isolate aPseCor3 chromosome 1, aPseCor3.hap2, whole genome shotgun sequence genomic window:
- the MEX3D gene encoding RNA-binding protein MEX3D, whose amino-acid sequence MHDVTLPAVPRTKGLADENAPNAGASRGGCRSMQEPRGEEEPGGEGPRGPHEGETGTRGPYKEHWKYAIQLTDGPQLSSCNRHSKDASQAPTRRLGPPGTQCGGLPVCGHHHPPGSMCLPLEVSQLQEQYDDDPGHETHSPANLQPAGTPPQPSARLPPPVPFPGARDATPLLPTASSTPPALLFPSQPAVEEFPLMLDPLSVLGFQDDQEEDDGGSEMAGTGSPSPEPEDLFGEMADQLLVPGARRRGTNMTEGVPVPSSEHVAEIVGRQGCKIKALRAKTNTYIKTPVRGEEPVFIVTGRKEDVEMAKQEILAAAEHFSIIRATRNKLNGIPGATQAPPNLPGQTTIQVRVPYRVVGLVVGPKGATIKRIQQSTHTYIVTPSRDKEPVFEVTGMPENVDRAREEIEAHITMRTGSLVDFHPDSDFHTNGTDVCMDLLGGGSGNLWAKMAAPRRDSAGSRNGSICSSSVESTYFGTDGREQSPRSPFRSIMGGTFPVEELPTGQAAVGIEDCEYGFEILALDLNTPAAIWSPYETHSGQLQNLSGCPSLRRNSGMSGSATPLLSPTLPDPGIGLEHPLARRIHSDPVNSISWLPNQGSLSSFSTSAGYSSSSSLPGSSSVASGSPTDSSSSDGQRKSGRDCVVCYESEVIAALVPCGHNLFCMECAIRICERVLPECPACHTPATQAIRIFS is encoded by the exons ATGCATGACGTCACCCTACCCGCCGTGCCTCGAACAAAGGGGTTGGCTGACGAGAACGCGCCCAACGCGGGAGCGAGCAGGGGAGGCTGCAGAAGCATGCAGGAGCCCCGGGGGGAGGAGGAGCCTGGCGGAGagggcccccgggggccacatgaAGGAGAAACGGGCACCCGGGGGCCATATAAAGAGCACTGGAAATACGCGATACAGCTGACAGACGGGCCCCAGCTGTCATCCTGCAACCGTCACTCTAAGGATGCCAGCCAGGCGCCAACCAGGAGACTCGGCCCTCCGGGTACCCAGTGCGGCGGGCTACCAGTCTGCGGGCACCATCACCCCCCGGGCTCCATGTGCCTCCCGCTTGAAGTGTCTCAATTGCAGGAGCAGTATGATGATGATCCGGGACATGAGACGCACAGCCCGGCGAACCTGCAGCCAGCCGGCACCCCACCCCAGCCGTCTGCCCGCCTGCCACCTCCAGTGCCGTTCCCCGGGGCCCGAGACGCCACTCCGCTCCTCCCAACTGCCAGCAGCACGCCACCTGCCCTGCTCTTCCCCTCGCAGCCTGCCGTCGAGGAGTTCCCACTGATGCTGGACCCGCTCTCTGTCCTGGGCTTCCAGGATGATCAGGAGGAGGATGACGGTGGCTCCGAGATGGCGGGTACAGGGTCCCCTAGCCCGGAGCCAGAAGACTTGTTTGGGGAGATGGCCGACCAGCTGCTGGTCCCGGGGGCACGCCGGAGAGGCACCAACATGACGGAGGGAGTACCAGTGCCCAGTTCTGAGCACGTCGCAGAGATTGTGGGCAGGCagg GATGTAAAATTAAAGCCCTGCGAGCCAAGACAAATACTTATATCAAGACACCTGTACGAGGAGAGGAGCCTGTCTTTATTGTAACTGGCCGGAAAGAGGATGTAGAGATGGCAAAACAAGAGATCCTTGCAGCAGCTGAACACTTCTCAATAATTAGGGCAACCAGAAATAAGTTAAATGGAATTCCTGGAGCCACCCAGGCACCACCAAATTTGCCAGGTCAAACTACAATTCAAGTCCGCGTTCCTTACCGTGTGGTTGGTCTTGTTGTAGGACCTAAAGGGGCTACCATTAAGAGAATTCAACAAAGCACTCACACTTATATTGTAACACCCAGCCGAGACAAAGAACCTGTTTTTGAAGTCACAGGGATGCCAGAAAACGTGGACCGTGCACGAGAGGAGATTGAAGCCCACATTACTATGAGGACAGGTTCTCTGGTAGATTTCCATCCAGACAGTGATTTCCATACTAACGGTACAGATGTTTGCATGGACTTGCTAGGTGGAGGCTCTGGCAATTTGTGGGCCAAGATGGCAGCCCCACGTCGTGACTCTGCGGGATCACGCAATGGAAGTATATGTAGCTCATCAGTGGAGAGTACTTACTTTGGGACAGATGGCAGAGAGCAAAGTCCAAGAAGCCCCTTCAGATCAATCATGGGTGGAACCTTTCCAGTGGAAGAACTCCCCACAGGGCAGGCTGCTGTGGGAATAGAGGATTGTGAATATGGCTTTGAGATTCTTGCTCTGGATTTAAATACACCCGCAGCTATTTGGTCACCTTATGAAACACACAGTGGACAGCTCCAGAACTTAAGTGGGTGCCCAAGTCTGAGGAGAAATAGCGGCATGAGTGGAAGTGCCACCCCTTTGCTCTCCCCCACCTTGCCTGATCCTGGGATAGGACTAGAGCATCCACTAGCACGTAGGATTCACAGTGATCCAGTCAATAGTATTTCTTGGCTGCCAAACCAAGGATCTCTCTCTTCCTTTTCGACTAGTGCTGGCTATTCATCATCTTCCTCTCTTCCCGGAAGTTCATCTGTGGCATCTGGCTCTCCCACTGATTCCAGCAGCTCAGATGGCCAGCGCAAGAGTGGGAGAGACTGTGTAGTTTGCTACGAGAGTGAGGTCATAGCAGCGTTGGTGCCCTGTGGGCACAATCTCTTCTGCATGGAATGTGCCATCCGGATCTGCGAGCGGGTTTTACCAGAGTGCCCAGCCTGCCACACCCCTGCCACCCAGGCAATCCGCATCTTTTCATAA